One genomic region from Microbacterium sediminis encodes:
- a CDS encoding IS256 family transposase: protein MALDQSALLELLGELKLTGTTDRIRAATERLYQELIDAETAAFIGAAPYERTSERTTTRNGSRPRVLSTTAGDLELRIPKLRQGSFFPSLLERRRRVDQALFAVVMEAYLHGVSTRKVDDLVKALGADTGISKSEVSRICQGLDAEVASFRDRSLSDIAYPYVFLDATYCKVRIDHRVVSQAVVVAIGVAADGRRVVLGFDVGDSETEEFWKQFLRSLKTRGLGGVKLVISDAHAGLKKAAATVLQGAAWQRCRVHFMRNVLTALPKGRQEMVASVIRTIFAQPDAEHIDAQFDEVVRMIERVHPKTAVMLTDARDDILAFKAFPARHWRQIWSTNPLERLNREIKRRTDVVGVFPNNAALLRLAGSVLVEQHDEWEAADRRYFSEASMTELTATTPTIDEAVILPEITAA, encoded by the coding sequence ATGGCTCTTGACCAGTCTGCCCTCCTCGAGCTGCTCGGGGAACTGAAGCTCACCGGCACCACCGACCGCATCCGAGCCGCGACCGAGCGGCTCTACCAGGAGCTGATCGACGCGGAGACAGCCGCATTCATCGGCGCCGCCCCCTACGAGCGCACGAGCGAGCGCACGACTACCCGCAACGGTTCCCGGCCGCGGGTGCTGTCGACCACGGCTGGGGATCTGGAGTTGCGGATCCCGAAGTTGCGGCAGGGGTCGTTCTTCCCGTCGCTGCTGGAGCGGCGCCGCCGGGTCGACCAAGCCTTGTTCGCGGTCGTGATGGAGGCCTACCTCCACGGCGTCTCAACCCGGAAGGTCGATGACCTCGTCAAAGCGCTCGGCGCTGACACTGGCATCTCGAAGTCCGAGGTGTCCCGCATCTGCCAAGGGCTCGACGCCGAGGTCGCATCGTTCCGCGACCGCTCGCTGTCTGACATCGCCTACCCCTACGTGTTCCTCGACGCGACCTACTGCAAGGTCCGCATCGACCACCGTGTCGTGTCCCAGGCGGTCGTCGTCGCGATCGGCGTCGCCGCTGACGGGCGGCGGGTCGTGCTGGGCTTCGATGTCGGAGACAGCGAGACCGAGGAGTTCTGGAAGCAGTTCCTGCGCTCGTTGAAGACACGAGGTCTGGGCGGGGTGAAGCTGGTGATCTCCGACGCCCACGCCGGACTGAAGAAGGCCGCAGCGACCGTGTTGCAGGGCGCCGCCTGGCAGCGCTGCCGCGTCCACTTCATGCGCAACGTCCTGACCGCCCTCCCGAAGGGCCGGCAGGAGATGGTCGCCAGCGTGATCCGCACGATCTTCGCCCAACCCGACGCCGAGCACATCGATGCCCAGTTCGACGAAGTCGTGCGCATGATCGAGCGCGTCCACCCCAAGACCGCCGTGATGCTCACCGACGCCCGTGACGACATCCTCGCGTTCAAAGCGTTCCCCGCCCGGCATTGGCGACAGATCTGGTCCACGAACCCGCTGGAACGCCTCAATCGGGAGATCAAGCGCCGCACCGACGTCGTTGGCGTGTTCCCGAACAACGCCGCCCTGCTCCGCCTGGCCGGCTCCGTCCTCGTCGAGCAACACGACGAATGGGAAGCCGCCGACCGCCGCTACTTCTCCGAAGCCTCCATGACCGAGCTCACCGCGACCACCCCCACCATCGACGAGGCGGTGATACTCCCCGAGATCACCGCCGCCTAA
- a CDS encoding ParA family protein, which yields MAVTVPTIDREAFSRVIAVESLKGGVGKTTIVANVGGYLALSGARVLLVDLDPQGNLEVDLGYVDDERNDEGESLAKALMFGGEVDALTNVRENLDVWAGGSALHNVTAALSSKMGSDPLNAKLALARILAPVVDDYDFIFLDCPPGDGVLQLAALAAARWVLVPSRTGAKDIAGVVKVAERIDQVLDVNKTIDLLGVVLFAVGTASARKDGTVVMKNAERAARDDLDRLFGVGEEDGIGRDIVFRQAIRHSEAVASQAGRGGLLVHELDERAKEEAKAGIAWWKIRSGELKNKQLTSATAGSVADDLQTIAQEINDRLLEAENAVLEGANA from the coding sequence ATGGCAGTCACGGTGCCCACGATCGACCGGGAAGCGTTCAGCCGGGTGATCGCCGTCGAGAGCCTCAAGGGAGGCGTCGGGAAGACCACCATCGTCGCGAACGTCGGCGGCTACCTCGCCCTCTCCGGCGCGCGCGTTCTCCTGGTCGACCTCGACCCGCAGGGGAACCTCGAAGTCGACCTCGGCTACGTCGACGACGAGCGCAACGATGAGGGGGAGTCCCTCGCCAAGGCGCTGATGTTCGGCGGCGAGGTCGACGCGCTCACCAACGTCCGAGAGAACCTCGACGTGTGGGCCGGCGGGAGCGCCCTGCACAACGTCACCGCGGCGCTCAGCTCCAAGATGGGAAGCGACCCGCTCAACGCCAAGCTGGCGCTCGCCAGGATCCTCGCTCCCGTCGTCGACGACTACGACTTCATCTTCCTCGACTGCCCGCCCGGCGACGGCGTCCTCCAGCTCGCAGCCCTCGCGGCCGCCCGCTGGGTCCTCGTCCCCAGCCGGACCGGAGCCAAGGACATCGCCGGTGTGGTGAAGGTCGCCGAGCGGATCGACCAGGTCCTCGACGTCAACAAGACGATCGACCTCCTCGGCGTCGTCCTGTTCGCCGTCGGCACCGCCTCCGCCCGCAAGGACGGCACCGTGGTGATGAAGAACGCCGAGCGCGCCGCCCGGGACGACCTGGACCGGCTCTTCGGAGTCGGGGAAGAGGATGGCATCGGCCGGGACATCGTCTTCCGACAGGCCATCCGCCACAGCGAGGCCGTCGCCAGTCAGGCCGGCCGCGGAGGTCTCCTGGTGCACGAGCTCGACGAGCGCGCGAAGGAAGAGGCCAAGGCCGGCATCGCCTGGTGGAAGATCCGCAGCGGCGAGCTCAAGAACAAGCAGCTCACGAGCGCGACCGCAGGGTCCGTCGCCGACGACCTGCAGACGATCGCCCAGGAGATCAACGATCGCCTCCTCGAGGCGGAGAACGCGGTGCTGGAAGGAGCAAACGCATGA
- a CDS encoding FtsK/SpoIIIE domain-containing protein, with protein sequence MARPLVAEATLPKIKAPVGPVCAIAAATTMGAGFGIVTDSFGLAVAASSAGAAAIAGTITRHVVRRRRQELVDLFLLRMGGMLGWQAPERQHVLAKRWRGGFGAMIARGVDKLAGDRSPRPVRVVAERWQGGVIGYPQRLVLHYNPVGDESVPEIIAEARRLSERAFGAPYRLSTHKQKGRQGRIVLARAESDSDRSREAQIERVNTVVAKTFGGDAKTAVKLNDADQVVEITVRYEVTPRLSSSALRARIESSLSSVLDGRWRAFWDLQNDVVRFEVRPSLADVIPNPNIAPPAEDVDPLKTYDKLRVPFAMDEDGNVITWKPKDDPHGLVTGKTGKGKTVCLLGIVQFLAAHGWEIWGIDGKRIELLGLREWPNVKLIAGRIDHQARVAHEIYTLMQKRFEDYEAGKVRLEDFTPVLFVVDEFKTFKNAVTRWYRSVKPKGPGSQAPVLEEISDFVSLARKVRMHLIIGLQRPDAEFLTGDMRDNFNFRVSFGRLSPDGAKMMWDSFSTGVAIPVNAKGRGIAYNQHGVPVEIQSFWTPDPYQTQPDRPETWVFPGDDELVDNIRPNVRLHELMAIVDPEDLADIDETGDALNYNDYMASRIVPAGRAPELIRKAAGIFVDGPASAENTQPSTSRVAVLERIQLEEEEPEISDEEEMFAGYSPARDAVIEELLDDNGDLAHEGALLLVDADNDTWGLVDFAELDLADEGYISISYRDYETGEPGSLDVPADDTISIRLPEAA encoded by the coding sequence ATGGCGCGTCCCCTGGTGGCCGAGGCCACCCTCCCGAAGATCAAGGCTCCCGTCGGGCCGGTGTGCGCGATCGCGGCCGCCACGACCATGGGCGCCGGATTCGGCATCGTCACCGACTCGTTCGGTCTCGCCGTCGCGGCCAGCAGCGCCGGCGCCGCGGCGATCGCGGGCACGATCACCCGGCATGTCGTGCGCCGGCGGCGGCAGGAGCTCGTGGACCTGTTCCTGCTGCGCATGGGCGGCATGCTCGGCTGGCAGGCACCGGAGCGCCAGCACGTGCTCGCCAAGCGCTGGCGGGGCGGGTTCGGGGCGATGATCGCGCGCGGCGTCGACAAGCTCGCCGGCGACCGCTCCCCCAGGCCCGTGCGAGTAGTCGCCGAGCGCTGGCAGGGCGGTGTGATCGGGTACCCGCAGCGCCTGGTGCTGCATTACAACCCAGTCGGCGACGAGTCCGTGCCCGAGATCATCGCCGAGGCACGACGGCTCTCCGAGCGCGCTTTCGGGGCCCCGTACCGCCTGTCCACGCACAAGCAGAAGGGGCGCCAGGGCCGCATCGTGCTCGCCCGCGCCGAGTCGGATTCCGACCGGTCCCGGGAGGCGCAGATCGAGCGCGTCAACACCGTCGTGGCCAAGACCTTCGGCGGCGATGCGAAGACAGCGGTGAAGCTGAACGACGCCGACCAGGTAGTCGAGATCACTGTGCGGTATGAGGTCACCCCACGGCTGAGCTCTTCCGCGCTGCGTGCCCGGATCGAGTCCTCCCTCTCCTCCGTCCTCGATGGCCGCTGGAGGGCGTTCTGGGACCTGCAGAACGACGTGGTGCGGTTCGAGGTGCGCCCCAGCCTCGCCGACGTCATCCCGAACCCGAACATCGCCCCGCCGGCCGAGGACGTCGATCCGCTCAAGACGTACGACAAGCTGCGTGTGCCGTTCGCGATGGACGAGGACGGCAACGTCATCACGTGGAAGCCCAAGGACGACCCGCACGGCCTGGTCACTGGCAAGACCGGCAAGGGCAAGACCGTGTGCCTGCTCGGCATCGTGCAGTTCCTCGCCGCCCACGGGTGGGAGATCTGGGGCATCGATGGCAAGCGCATCGAGCTGCTCGGCCTGCGTGAGTGGCCGAACGTCAAGCTCATCGCCGGACGCATCGACCACCAGGCACGCGTCGCCCACGAGATCTACACGCTCATGCAGAAGCGGTTCGAGGACTACGAGGCCGGCAAGGTGCGCCTCGAGGACTTCACCCCGGTGCTGTTCGTCGTCGACGAGTTCAAGACCTTCAAGAACGCCGTCACCCGCTGGTACCGCAGCGTCAAACCCAAGGGCCCCGGATCGCAGGCGCCTGTGCTCGAGGAGATCAGCGACTTCGTCTCGCTGGCCCGCAAGGTCCGCATGCACCTGATCATCGGCCTGCAGCGACCCGACGCCGAGTTCCTCACCGGCGACATGCGCGACAACTTCAACTTCCGCGTCAGCTTCGGACGCCTCTCCCCCGACGGCGCGAAGATGATGTGGGACAGCTTCTCCACCGGCGTCGCCATCCCCGTCAACGCCAAGGGCCGCGGCATCGCCTACAACCAGCACGGGGTCCCGGTTGAGATCCAGTCGTTCTGGACACCGGACCCGTACCAGACACAGCCCGACAGGCCCGAGACGTGGGTGTTCCCCGGGGACGACGAGCTCGTCGACAACATCCGCCCCAACGTGCGCCTGCACGAGCTCATGGCGATCGTCGACCCGGAGGATCTCGCCGACATCGACGAGACGGGCGATGCACTCAACTACAACGACTACATGGCCTCCCGGATCGTCCCGGCAGGCCGCGCCCCCGAGCTGATCCGCAAGGCCGCCGGCATCTTCGTCGACGGCCCTGCCTCGGCCGAGAACACGCAGCCATCAACCTCGCGAGTGGCCGTGCTCGAGCGGATCCAGCTGGAGGAAGAAGAGCCCGAGATCAGCGACGAGGAAGAGATGTTCGCCGGGTACTCCCCCGCCCGCGACGCCGTGATCGAGGAGCTCCTCGACGACAACGGCGACCTCGCACACGAGGGCGCGCTGCTACTCGTCGACGCCGACAACGACACCTGGGGACTGGTGGACTTCGCCGAACTCGATCTCGCCGACGAGGGCTACATCAGCATCAGCTACCGCGACTACGAGACCGGCGAACCCGGATCCCTCGACGTCCCCGCCGACGACACCATCTCCATCCGACTCCCCGAAGCAGCATGA
- a CDS encoding M23 family metallopeptidase has product MSELAKNAGKAAAGAVKKKLLMLLLVKIGLPVAIAAVPIVGIGGAMFAVVSTLSGGGGGDYAVSCTIDEELAGDGLTVRSAPGDEGTAQTVTLERQQLLYAAEIISVAQQQGVPFNGWKIALMTALVESRLLMYANDSVPESLDYAHDAVGSDHDSVGLFQQRPASGWGTVAELMNVSYSAQAFFGGPEGPNGGSPRGLLDVDGWETMTLGEAAQAVQVSAFPERYQVWDVASEDIIEAVLPLVQCEEGAGGAGTGKAALPLDPGFVLTSGFGPRDAPAANASTWHAGIDLLNPGSPCGKPVYAVQDGTVTFSSSLWLSIQHPDGYTISYLHMYESDHTVQVGDTVVAGQRIGAVGNAGSESGMSSGCHLDLRISVAGNTNPQIAQLQTVADLGGDAQWADYVNPIEFMKAIGAPLFVDAG; this is encoded by the coding sequence ATGAGCGAGCTTGCCAAGAACGCGGGCAAGGCGGCCGCTGGGGCCGTCAAGAAGAAGCTGCTCATGCTGCTGCTGGTGAAGATCGGGCTGCCCGTTGCGATCGCCGCGGTGCCGATCGTCGGTATCGGTGGGGCGATGTTCGCGGTGGTCAGCACGCTGTCCGGTGGCGGCGGCGGGGACTATGCGGTCTCGTGCACCATCGACGAGGAGCTCGCCGGTGACGGCCTGACCGTGCGCTCGGCGCCCGGGGATGAGGGCACGGCGCAGACGGTCACGCTCGAGCGGCAGCAGCTGCTGTACGCGGCCGAGATCATCTCGGTGGCGCAGCAGCAGGGCGTCCCGTTCAACGGCTGGAAGATCGCGCTGATGACGGCGCTGGTCGAGTCACGGCTGCTGATGTACGCCAACGACTCTGTCCCGGAGTCGCTCGACTACGCCCACGATGCGGTCGGCTCCGATCACGACTCGGTCGGCCTGTTCCAGCAGCGCCCCGCCTCCGGGTGGGGCACCGTCGCGGAGCTGATGAACGTCTCCTACAGCGCCCAGGCGTTCTTCGGCGGTCCCGAGGGGCCTAACGGCGGATCTCCGCGTGGTCTGCTCGACGTCGACGGGTGGGAGACGATGACGCTGGGCGAGGCGGCCCAGGCCGTGCAGGTGTCCGCGTTCCCGGAGCGCTACCAGGTGTGGGATGTCGCCTCCGAGGACATCATCGAGGCGGTCCTCCCGCTCGTGCAGTGCGAGGAGGGTGCCGGCGGGGCCGGCACCGGGAAGGCTGCGCTCCCGCTCGATCCCGGGTTCGTTCTCACCAGCGGGTTCGGCCCGCGTGACGCGCCGGCCGCGAACGCGTCGACCTGGCACGCCGGCATCGACCTGCTCAACCCCGGCTCCCCCTGCGGGAAGCCCGTGTACGCGGTGCAGGACGGCACCGTCACGTTCTCGAGCTCGCTGTGGTTGTCGATCCAGCACCCGGACGGCTACACGATCAGCTACCTGCACATGTACGAGTCCGATCACACCGTGCAGGTCGGCGACACCGTCGTCGCAGGTCAGCGCATCGGGGCGGTCGGCAACGCCGGCTCCGAGTCGGGGATGTCCAGCGGCTGCCACCTGGATCTGCGCATCAGCGTGGCCGGGAACACCAACCCTCAGATCGCCCAGCTGCAGACCGTCGCCGACCTCGGCGGTGATGCGCAGTGGGCCGACTACGTCAACCCGATCGAGTTCATGAAGGCCATCGGAGCGCCCCTGTTCGTCGACGCCGGCTGA
- a CDS encoding ATP-binding protein — MTRNLMWTRQGVVWATWRLQPATVKNLPIIYPYASKEERQMVLLHHQAFYQSLKGEALLLGLCADLDPVELVEKMLEGIDIQECPDWAEEVELQLDSLESVPLGTRAFWLSVPLAAVSMKDRFWLSAEAAGDQLNATLGRPRRGPSPARVASMLAAAEAIQKQIPAAFNATPATAAEQAWIVQHSAKRGLSADSVAPLPEPIGSPATARSADTQERFRLTLPAALPSVWFDEGGQTDSKNARFMAHRRRFLKIETDGWAAPSYQVLLGLADGPRGGWESPGAEWVSFVDQLPIDVDWAQRLTVTSGAEVRLRNKRAERELHDQFDQQESASTITGGSSDLEQLAADLAAYHASLNRSDKEVEVLGATIFAVGGETPEIAQTKAKLVVDEYSSHEFTLKAEIGEQENLWWAFIPGTPPERIVRDLQQVTTGREFASGVPLVSFELGDAKGAKFGVNISSGRRTPVLRDHAGVIRGNSSASFGVVGEKGGGKSVLMKDDMGIVADRGGRVIAIDRTEAREYATFARSLNPDSTAIVDLMEPEYSLDPLRVFGPITGARMVQSLCATMLGISMKDDRGVALSSVLEPAYLASHNITSLRGLVDDIAELGPEMKQLHGLLRTVSTKDFGQVLFDDGLPALDIDSRAIAFLTAGLSVPDRSELEHKHLFDEMSPEKIVGRSLHAMLMSITRQICFQDRTDLAAAYIDECYSVTQSPEGEREVMYFLRDDRKHFALLGLGAQDVGPLGTPTTRAMLKNRFVSRQPSEDLAFESVQWLTGRKREEDVEDQYVRAVMELSPVGANNKVLPGREGEMLMRDQLGRIGLFQKSLPERQHRRLALLSTPPVKAAA, encoded by the coding sequence ATGACGCGCAACCTGATGTGGACCCGTCAGGGCGTCGTATGGGCGACGTGGCGCCTGCAGCCGGCCACGGTGAAGAACCTGCCGATCATCTACCCCTACGCGTCGAAGGAGGAGCGTCAGATGGTGCTGCTGCACCACCAGGCGTTCTACCAGTCGCTCAAGGGCGAGGCGCTGCTGCTGGGGCTGTGCGCGGACCTGGATCCGGTGGAGCTCGTCGAGAAGATGCTCGAGGGAATCGACATCCAGGAGTGCCCGGATTGGGCCGAGGAGGTCGAGCTGCAGCTGGACTCGCTCGAGAGCGTCCCGCTCGGCACGCGCGCGTTCTGGCTGTCGGTGCCCCTGGCGGCGGTCAGCATGAAGGATCGCTTCTGGCTGAGCGCGGAGGCTGCCGGGGACCAGCTGAACGCGACGCTGGGGCGCCCGCGGCGCGGCCCCTCCCCGGCTCGGGTCGCGTCGATGCTCGCCGCTGCAGAGGCGATCCAGAAGCAGATCCCCGCAGCGTTCAACGCAACGCCGGCCACCGCCGCCGAGCAGGCCTGGATCGTGCAGCACTCCGCCAAGCGCGGGCTGAGCGCCGACTCCGTCGCGCCCCTGCCGGAGCCGATCGGCTCCCCCGCCACGGCGCGCAGCGCCGACACCCAGGAGCGGTTCCGGCTCACTCTCCCCGCGGCGCTGCCGTCGGTGTGGTTCGACGAGGGCGGTCAGACCGACTCGAAGAATGCGCGGTTCATGGCGCACCGCCGCCGCTTCCTCAAGATCGAGACCGACGGCTGGGCGGCCCCGTCGTACCAGGTGCTCCTCGGCCTGGCCGACGGCCCCCGTGGCGGTTGGGAGTCTCCCGGCGCCGAGTGGGTCTCCTTCGTGGACCAGCTGCCGATTGACGTCGACTGGGCGCAGCGACTGACGGTCACCTCGGGAGCGGAAGTCCGGCTGCGCAACAAACGCGCCGAGCGTGAGCTGCACGACCAGTTCGACCAGCAGGAGTCCGCGTCGACGATCACCGGCGGTTCCTCCGACCTCGAGCAGCTCGCCGCGGATCTGGCCGCGTACCACGCGAGCCTGAACCGCTCGGACAAGGAGGTGGAGGTCCTCGGCGCGACGATCTTCGCCGTCGGCGGTGAGACGCCCGAGATCGCGCAGACCAAGGCGAAGCTCGTCGTCGACGAATACTCGAGCCACGAGTTCACCCTCAAGGCCGAGATCGGCGAGCAGGAGAACCTGTGGTGGGCGTTCATCCCCGGCACCCCGCCTGAGCGGATCGTGCGTGACCTGCAGCAGGTCACCACGGGTCGCGAGTTCGCCAGCGGCGTGCCGCTGGTCTCGTTCGAGCTCGGCGACGCCAAGGGGGCGAAGTTCGGTGTGAACATCTCCAGCGGCCGCCGCACCCCGGTGCTGCGCGACCACGCCGGCGTCATCCGCGGCAACAGCTCGGCCAGCTTCGGCGTGGTCGGCGAGAAGGGCGGCGGCAAGAGCGTCCTGATGAAGGACGACATGGGCATCGTCGCCGACCGCGGCGGCCGGGTGATCGCGATCGACCGTACCGAGGCTCGCGAGTACGCCACCTTCGCCCGCAGCCTCAACCCCGACTCCACCGCGATCGTCGACCTGATGGAGCCGGAGTATTCGCTGGACCCGCTGCGCGTGTTCGGCCCGATCACCGGCGCCCGGATGGTGCAGTCGCTGTGCGCGACGATGCTGGGCATCTCGATGAAGGACGACCGCGGTGTTGCCCTCTCCAGCGTCCTCGAGCCCGCCTATCTCGCCTCGCACAACATCACCTCGCTGCGTGGCCTGGTCGACGACATCGCCGAGCTCGGCCCCGAGATGAAGCAGCTGCACGGGCTGCTGCGCACCGTGTCGACGAAGGACTTCGGCCAGGTTCTTTTCGATGACGGGCTGCCGGCCCTGGACATCGACTCTCGGGCGATCGCGTTCCTAACCGCGGGTCTGAGCGTGCCGGACCGCAGCGAGCTGGAGCACAAGCACCTGTTCGACGAGATGTCGCCGGAGAAGATCGTGGGCCGGTCGCTGCACGCGATGCTCATGAGCATCACGCGGCAGATCTGCTTCCAGGACCGAACCGATCTGGCCGCGGCGTACATCGACGAGTGCTACTCGGTGACGCAGTCCCCTGAGGGCGAGCGAGAGGTCATGTACTTCCTCCGCGATGACCGCAAGCACTTCGCGCTGCTGGGTCTGGGTGCCCAGGATGTCGGCCCCCTGGGGACGCCCACGACCCGCGCGATGCTCAAGAACCGCTTCGTCTCGCGGCAGCCTTCCGAGGATCTCGCGTTCGAGTCCGTGCAGTGGCTCACCGGCCGTAAGCGCGAGGAGGACGTCGAAGACCAGTACGTGCGTGCCGTGATGGAGCTGAGCCCCGTCGGCGCCAACAACAAGGTCCTGCCAGGCCGTGAAGGCGAGATGCTGATGCGCGACCAGCTGGGCCGGATCGGTCTGTTCCAGAAGTCGCTGCCGGAGCGACAGCACCGCCGGCTGGCGCTGCTGTCGACTCCCCCGGTGAAGGCGGCCGCGTGA
- a CDS encoding conjugal transfer protein, producing MSLFKKKQRAEETVEASPAPIAAGSSWTKGRALLRNTLTAAVWAMIVAGAIGFVGQTIEWISPKEPAAAVVEQDGLTVGQQRAAGFALEFVSAWLSATKDDAAGLESYIDLSAVSSSLTEQAWTYRDLAVVSAEPAAEPFVTVVVSANVQETSYDADGNATESWPRRFFQVTVAVDGDQMKVVTLPSPVEAPAQGKAPTLAYTEQLSTSDPAGETTMQFLGAYLAGAGDLTRFISPDAAITAVSPAQFVQIDPVDMRSDVPPVESAGEGSQMRVLATVRGLNVDSRVLPASYALTLTMRAGRWEVSSVDLAPQVRVASDSAVPSTEPAPSTAPLPSTSATPTPTTTAGTDQ from the coding sequence GTGAGCCTGTTCAAGAAGAAGCAGCGCGCTGAGGAGACCGTCGAGGCCTCGCCGGCGCCGATCGCGGCGGGCAGCTCGTGGACCAAGGGTCGCGCGCTGCTGCGCAACACCCTGACCGCCGCGGTGTGGGCGATGATCGTCGCCGGCGCGATCGGGTTCGTGGGCCAGACCATCGAGTGGATCAGCCCGAAGGAGCCCGCGGCCGCGGTCGTCGAGCAGGACGGGCTGACCGTGGGCCAGCAGCGTGCCGCCGGGTTCGCGCTGGAGTTCGTCTCCGCGTGGCTGTCGGCGACCAAGGACGACGCTGCCGGGCTGGAGTCCTACATCGACCTGTCGGCGGTGAGTTCGTCGCTGACCGAGCAGGCGTGGACCTACCGCGACCTGGCTGTCGTGTCGGCCGAGCCTGCTGCAGAACCGTTCGTGACGGTCGTGGTCTCGGCCAACGTGCAGGAGACGTCGTACGACGCGGACGGCAACGCCACCGAGAGCTGGCCGCGCCGGTTCTTCCAGGTGACGGTCGCCGTCGACGGCGACCAGATGAAGGTCGTCACGCTGCCGTCACCGGTCGAGGCACCGGCGCAGGGCAAGGCGCCGACGCTGGCGTACACGGAGCAGCTGTCGACGTCGGATCCCGCCGGGGAGACGACGATGCAGTTCCTCGGTGCGTACCTCGCCGGTGCCGGCGACCTGACCCGGTTCATCTCGCCCGATGCGGCGATTACCGCGGTCTCGCCGGCTCAGTTCGTGCAGATCGATCCGGTCGACATGCGCTCCGACGTCCCGCCGGTCGAGTCGGCCGGTGAGGGCTCCCAGATGCGGGTGCTCGCCACCGTGCGCGGGCTGAACGTCGACTCCCGGGTGCTGCCTGCCAGCTACGCGCTCACGCTCACGATGCGTGCCGGCCGCTGGGAGGTCTCCTCCGTCGACCTCGCCCCGCAGGTGCGGGTCGCCAGCGACTCGGCCGTGCCGTCCACCGAGCCTGCCCCTTCCACCGCTCCTCTCCCCTCCACCTCCGCAACCCCTACGCCGACCACCACGGCCGGCACCGACCAGTAA
- a CDS encoding AAA family ATPase — protein MSDRDSALRRISRGPWRRTYGRINKVNTKSGGLMPREAEHVTSPFSPGYGRRPLVFGGHKEELDELTEVFRTLDFGENHSVLISGLRGAGKTSMLTMLQDAALEHGWLVISDDASSGLMERVMDTAIPSLLDKLEPATRTRLAGLGIWQLNAQLQYVDRHRQVKPLLRTDLIALSEHIGQAGILITIDEVSSGKTRLRELSRFALEVSHALQGGANVMIVFAGIKVDLDALLEQVHTTFLRRSKQLDFRRLTPKETRRVLEESIRIGGREIEEEALVRLVAVSQGYPYLVQLVGDYAWRNTPSALRISVADAEVAHEKAIKAVQRRVISRVYQDLSEKDREFVQAMAQDHGRSKISDIVNRMGVSAQYVQVYKRRLIDTGYVKADGHGYVAFSLPYLGDYVRSMTAERDEPVASRDEWDDFPPPPSV, from the coding sequence TTGTCCGATCGGGACTCAGCGCTCCGGCGTATCTCCCGAGGACCGTGGAGAAGGACCTATGGCAGAATAAATAAAGTAAATACGAAATCTGGAGGGCTGATGCCTCGAGAAGCCGAGCACGTCACGAGTCCGTTCAGCCCAGGATACGGCCGCCGACCCCTCGTGTTCGGTGGGCACAAGGAAGAGCTCGATGAACTGACCGAGGTCTTCCGCACGCTCGACTTCGGCGAGAACCACTCCGTGCTCATCTCCGGCCTCCGCGGTGCCGGTAAGACCTCGATGCTCACCATGCTCCAGGACGCCGCATTGGAACACGGCTGGCTGGTCATCAGCGACGATGCAAGCTCCGGGCTCATGGAGCGAGTGATGGACACGGCTATCCCCTCGCTCCTGGACAAGCTCGAACCGGCCACACGGACGCGACTGGCTGGGCTGGGGATCTGGCAGCTCAACGCGCAGCTGCAGTACGTCGACCGACACCGGCAGGTGAAGCCGCTTCTGCGGACGGATCTCATCGCGCTTTCGGAGCACATCGGTCAGGCGGGGATCCTGATCACGATTGACGAGGTCTCCTCGGGCAAGACGCGACTGCGCGAGCTGTCACGGTTCGCGCTGGAGGTATCGCACGCACTACAGGGCGGAGCGAACGTGATGATCGTGTTCGCGGGGATCAAGGTGGATCTGGACGCGCTGCTCGAGCAGGTTCACACGACGTTCCTGCGTCGCTCGAAGCAGTTGGACTTCCGCAGGCTCACGCCCAAGGAAACTCGGCGCGTACTCGAGGAGTCCATCCGCATCGGAGGGCGCGAGATCGAGGAAGAGGCATTGGTGCGGCTCGTTGCAGTCTCGCAGGGGTACCCGTACCTCGTGCAGCTCGTGGGCGACTACGCCTGGAGGAACACCCCGAGCGCCCTCCGCATCAGCGTCGCCGACGCCGAGGTCGCACATGAGAAGGCGATCAAAGCGGTGCAGCGCCGTGTGATCAGCCGCGTCTACCAGGACCTCTCCGAGAAGGACCGGGAGTTCGTCCAGGCGATGGCACAGGACCACGGGCGCAGCAAGATCTCCGACATCGTCAATCGGATGGGTGTCTCAGCCCAGTACGTGCAGGTCTACAAGCGACGGCTCATCGACACCGGCTACGTGAAAGCCGACGGGCACGGGTACGTGGCATTCTCACTGCCGTACCTCGGCGACTACGTCCGATCGATGACGGCCGAGAGAGACGAGCCTGTCGCATCCCGCGACGAGTGGGACGACTTCCCTCCGCCGCCCAGCGTGTAA